From Fastidiosipila sp., a single genomic window includes:
- a CDS encoding CTP synthase gives MATKYIFVTGGVVSGLGKGITAAALGRLLIARGLSVRIQKFDPYINVDPSLMSPTQHGEIFVTEDGAETDLDIGHYERFTDVDLTSESDITSGRVYLNVINRERSGGYYGGTVQVVPHIINEIKDHIYKVSEEGQVDVVISEIGGTVGDMEGQPFIEAIRQVSYEAGRGNCLFIHVTLLPYVKKPGEIKTKPTQHSVQKLLSYGIQPDILVCRTELPLDEVIREKLALFCNVRMDSVIQNVDCSSVYELPLIFENEGFARVVCERLGLDRPEPFLDDWKLLVEKAREPREKLDIALVGKYTELQDAYYSVIEALDHAGIALGVEPVIDWVASEELEGLSPAEVDARLGSSCAVVVPGGFGPRGMEGMIEASRSARERNLPFLGIGLGMQMAVIDIARHVAGIADAHTDEYGPDCRDVFYYAGLTEPASGVDRIPFCERPMRKGAYPLVIEDESLLASIYGRLETSERHHHRREFNPAFSGVLASTGLRYSGMSPDGRLVEAVEWPGHPFFVGTLYHPEFKSRPTRPHPLFLALIEKAIARKKGVS, from the coding sequence ATGGCGACCAAGTATATTTTTGTGACGGGCGGTGTTGTGTCCGGGCTGGGCAAGGGAATCACGGCGGCTGCCCTGGGCCGGCTCCTGATCGCCAGGGGATTGAGTGTCCGCATCCAGAAGTTTGATCCCTACATCAATGTCGACCCGTCCCTGATGAGCCCCACCCAGCACGGGGAAATTTTCGTGACCGAGGACGGGGCGGAGACTGATCTGGACATCGGCCATTACGAGCGCTTCACCGATGTTGACCTGACCAGTGAAAGCGACATCACCTCGGGCCGGGTCTACCTCAATGTCATTAACCGGGAGCGGTCAGGCGGCTATTACGGCGGCACGGTCCAGGTGGTGCCTCACATCATCAATGAAATCAAGGATCATATCTATAAGGTATCGGAAGAAGGCCAGGTGGATGTGGTTATCTCCGAAATTGGCGGAACCGTCGGCGACATGGAGGGCCAGCCCTTCATTGAAGCCATCCGGCAGGTCAGCTATGAGGCGGGGAGGGGCAACTGCCTCTTCATCCATGTCACCTTGCTGCCCTATGTAAAAAAACCGGGTGAGATTAAAACAAAACCGACCCAGCACAGTGTGCAAAAACTTTTATCCTATGGGATCCAGCCCGATATCCTGGTTTGCCGGACGGAGCTGCCGCTTGATGAGGTCATTCGTGAAAAACTGGCACTCTTTTGCAACGTGCGCATGGATTCAGTCATCCAAAACGTTGACTGCAGCTCGGTTTATGAGCTGCCGCTGATCTTCGAGAATGAGGGCTTCGCCCGTGTTGTCTGTGAACGTCTGGGGCTCGACCGCCCCGAGCCCTTTCTGGATGATTGGAAACTCCTGGTTGAAAAAGCCAGGGAACCGCGCGAAAAACTGGACATTGCCCTGGTCGGCAAGTATACGGAATTGCAGGATGCCTATTACAGCGTGATCGAAGCGCTCGACCATGCGGGGATCGCCCTGGGCGTTGAACCCGTCATCGACTGGGTGGCAAGTGAGGAGCTGGAAGGGCTTTCTCCTGCAGAGGTGGACGCCAGGCTTGGATCGTCCTGTGCGGTGGTGGTTCCGGGAGGTTTCGGACCCCGAGGCATGGAGGGAATGATTGAAGCCAGCCGGAGCGCCCGTGAGCGGAATCTCCCCTTTTTGGGAATCGGCCTGGGCATGCAGATGGCGGTGATCGACATTGCACGTCATGTGGCCGGCATCGCAGACGCACACACCGATGAATACGGACCGGACTGCCGCGATGTTTTCTACTATGCGGGATTGACGGAGCCCGCAAGCGGTGTCGACCGGATTCCCTTCTGTGAACGGCCCATGCGAAAGGGCGCCTATCCACTGGTGATCGAAGATGAATCTTTGCTGGCTTCGATCTATGGCCGCCTGGAAACATCCGAACGGCATCACCACCGCAGGGAATTCAATCCTGCTTTCTCGGGAGTCCTGGCTTCAACAGGACTGCGCTACTCAGGCATGTCGCCTGATGGCCGCCTGGTTGAGGCCGTTGAGTGGCCCGGTCATCCGTTTTTTGTCGGGACTCTCTATCATCCCGAATTCAAGTCGCGGCCGACCCGGCCGCATCCGCTTTTTTTGGCCCTGATCGAAAAGGCAATCGCCCGCAAGAAAGGAGTGAGCTAG
- the lysS gene encoding lysine--tRNA ligase gives MINENGPSDRRDELPEQMRYRLDKLRKLQSEGKNPYRITRAQVTHLASHIITNFEQMEGETVSVAGRLMAKRGMGKVSFADLLDRTGAIQIFSRLDQLGQESYEAWQALDLGDLVAVTGQVFRTKTGEVSIRNTSWTLLAKSLRPLPEKFHGLRDTDLRYRKRYLDLMVNPEVRDTFEKRSRIIRLIREELDRRGYLEVETPLLNLIAGGATARPFVTHHNALDLDLFLRVSPELYLKRLIVGGLERVYEIGRNFRNEGMSTKHNPEFTMLELYEAYGDYHTMMEITEKLFSICCLDICGSHDIDYQGTAISMKPPFRRLSMIEAVRQHTGLDFDELKTDEEAREAAKSFGLEQVTAKMTWGEVLNACFENFVEEKLIQPTFLMDYPVEVSPLTKIKPGTEGRLTERFEVFVVGREHGNAYSELNDPFDQRGRFADQQRRRDAGDDEAQLPDEDFVEALEYGMPPTGGLGIGIDRLVMLLTNQPSIRDVLLFPTMKPLD, from the coding sequence ATGATCAATGAAAACGGACCCTCTGACCGCCGGGATGAGCTTCCCGAGCAGATGAGGTACCGTCTTGACAAACTGAGGAAGCTGCAATCGGAAGGAAAAAACCCCTACCGGATTACCCGGGCCCAAGTGACCCACCTGGCTTCCCATATCATCACAAATTTCGAACAAATGGAGGGAGAAACCGTTTCGGTCGCAGGCCGCCTCATGGCCAAACGCGGCATGGGCAAAGTATCCTTCGCCGACCTGCTTGACCGGACGGGGGCCATCCAGATTTTCAGCCGGCTGGATCAGCTGGGGCAGGAATCCTATGAGGCTTGGCAGGCGCTCGATCTGGGTGACCTGGTCGCCGTGACCGGTCAGGTTTTCCGGACAAAAACGGGGGAGGTTTCGATTCGAAATACTTCCTGGACCCTGCTGGCTAAATCGCTGCGGCCGCTGCCCGAGAAATTTCACGGCCTGCGCGACACGGATCTCCGCTACCGCAAACGCTACCTGGACCTCATGGTCAACCCCGAGGTCCGGGATACCTTTGAAAAACGCAGCCGGATCATCCGCCTGATCCGGGAAGAGCTGGACAGGCGCGGTTACCTGGAGGTTGAAACTCCGCTTCTCAACCTTATTGCGGGCGGTGCGACGGCCCGCCCTTTTGTCACCCACCACAATGCGCTGGATTTGGATCTTTTTTTGCGTGTCTCACCGGAATTGTATCTGAAACGCCTGATTGTAGGCGGCCTGGAACGCGTTTACGAGATCGGCCGCAATTTCCGCAATGAGGGGATGAGCACCAAACACAACCCCGAGTTCACCATGCTGGAGCTTTATGAAGCATATGGCGACTACCACACCATGATGGAGATCACCGAAAAGCTTTTTTCAATCTGCTGTCTGGATATCTGCGGCAGCCACGACATCGACTATCAGGGGACGGCCATTTCCATGAAGCCGCCTTTCAGGCGCCTGTCCATGATCGAGGCCGTGCGTCAGCACACCGGCCTTGATTTTGATGAACTGAAGACGGATGAAGAGGCCCGCGAGGCTGCCAAGTCCTTCGGGTTGGAACAGGTGACAGCCAAGATGACCTGGGGTGAGGTGCTCAATGCCTGTTTCGAGAATTTCGTGGAGGAAAAGCTGATTCAGCCCACCTTCCTGATGGACTATCCGGTCGAGGTTTCCCCCCTGACCAAGATCAAGCCGGGAACGGAAGGGAGGCTGACCGAGCGTTTCGAGGTTTTCGTGGTGGGGCGCGAACACGGCAATGCCTACAGTGAACTGAACGATCCCTTTGACCAGAGGGGCCGCTTTGCCGATCAGCAGCGCCGCCGTGATGCGGGGGATGACGAAGCCCAGCTGCCGGACGAGGATTTTGTTGAAGCCCTGGAGTACGGCATGCCGCCGACAGGGGGCCTGGGCATCGGCATTGACCGCCTGGTCATGCTTCTGACCAACCAGCCCTCCATCCGGGATGTCCTCCTGTTCCCGACCATGAAGCCTCTGGATTGA
- the uvrB gene encoding excinuclease ABC subunit UvrB: MTEKLPGAFHLRTDMTPQGDQPQAIDKLVAGLDRGDQGQTLLGVTGSGKTFTMASVIQRTQRPALVIAHNKTLAGQLCAEFMALFPDNAVEFFVSYYDYYQPEAYLPTRDLYIEKDSSINDEIDRLRHKATSSLLEQRDVIVVASVSCIYGLGDPDDYKNLMVSIRPGMTRNRDQVIEDLVRIQYVRNDFDLKRGTFRVRGDTLDIFPASEENTLTRIQFFGDEVEEIREVDAITGRTIKGRNYVAVFPASHYATTREKMKRAVHTIGTELEERLDYFRQQGKLVEAYRLEQRTRYDMEMMLETGFCKGIENYSRHLTGRAPGQAPFTLMDFFPDDYLLFIDESHVSVPQIGSMVRGDRSRKESLVEYGFRLPSAFDNRPLTFDEFKERAGQTLYVSATPAAYELEHSSQVAEQIIRPTGLLDPQVYVRPVENQIEDLMAAIRETTERGERTLVLTLTKRMAEDLADFFREEKLRVEYLHSDIATVERLEILRRLRKGDFDVLVGINLLREGLDLPEVSLIAILDADKEGFLRSTTSLVQIIGRAARNVNGRVILYADEVTASMERAIRETNRRREIQSAFNQAHGITPTTIRKDIRDRIDTAFELVADEPLETTEDIERYDRELTKLSYADLQKRARQIEKEMNAAARRLDFELAALLRDQLILVRGHLAG; this comes from the coding sequence ATGACGGAAAAACTTCCCGGAGCATTTCATTTAAGGACGGATATGACCCCTCAGGGCGATCAGCCGCAGGCCATTGACAAGCTGGTTGCGGGCCTGGACCGGGGAGATCAGGGCCAAACCCTTTTGGGCGTGACCGGATCAGGCAAAACATTTACCATGGCCAGTGTCATTCAGCGCACCCAGCGGCCCGCTCTGGTCATCGCGCACAACAAGACACTGGCCGGCCAATTATGCGCGGAGTTCATGGCTCTCTTCCCGGATAATGCGGTTGAATTCTTCGTCAGCTATTACGACTACTATCAGCCGGAGGCCTATTTGCCCACCCGCGACCTTTACATTGAAAAAGATTCCTCCATCAACGACGAGATCGACCGGCTCCGTCACAAAGCCACCTCCTCACTGCTGGAACAGCGCGATGTCATCGTGGTTGCCTCTGTTTCCTGCATTTACGGCCTGGGCGACCCCGACGACTACAAAAACCTCATGGTCAGCATCCGGCCGGGGATGACCCGCAACCGGGACCAGGTGATTGAAGACCTGGTCCGGATCCAGTATGTGCGAAATGATTTCGACTTGAAGCGGGGCACCTTCCGGGTACGGGGCGATACCCTTGACATTTTTCCGGCCTCCGAGGAGAATACCCTGACCCGCATCCAGTTTTTCGGCGATGAGGTCGAGGAAATCCGGGAGGTGGATGCCATCACCGGCCGTACCATCAAGGGCCGCAATTATGTGGCGGTTTTTCCTGCCAGCCATTATGCGACAACCCGGGAAAAGATGAAGCGGGCTGTCCACACCATCGGCACTGAACTGGAGGAAAGGCTGGACTATTTCCGCCAGCAGGGAAAACTGGTTGAAGCCTACCGGCTGGAGCAGCGCACCCGCTACGACATGGAGATGATGCTGGAGACCGGCTTTTGCAAGGGGATTGAAAACTATTCCCGGCACCTGACCGGCCGCGCGCCGGGACAGGCCCCCTTCACCCTGATGGACTTTTTCCCGGACGATTACCTGCTCTTCATCGATGAGTCCCACGTCAGCGTCCCCCAGATCGGTTCCATGGTCCGGGGCGACCGCTCCAGGAAGGAATCCCTGGTCGAGTACGGCTTCCGCCTGCCTTCAGCCTTCGACAACCGACCCCTGACATTTGACGAATTCAAGGAGCGGGCCGGGCAGACCCTCTACGTTTCCGCGACGCCCGCTGCCTATGAGCTGGAGCATTCCAGCCAGGTCGCCGAACAGATTATCCGGCCGACCGGCCTCCTGGATCCCCAGGTTTATGTCAGGCCTGTGGAAAACCAGATTGAGGATTTAATGGCGGCCATCCGGGAAACGACGGAGCGGGGTGAACGCACCCTGGTCCTGACCCTGACCAAGCGGATGGCCGAGGATCTGGCTGACTTTTTCCGGGAGGAGAAACTGCGGGTCGAATATCTTCATTCCGATATCGCCACGGTCGAGCGCCTGGAAATCCTGAGAAGACTTCGCAAGGGCGACTTCGACGTCCTGGTGGGCATCAATTTGCTGCGTGAAGGCCTGGATCTGCCGGAAGTCTCCCTGATCGCCATTCTTGATGCAGACAAGGAGGGCTTTCTCCGTTCAACCACTTCCCTGGTCCAGATCATCGGGAGGGCCGCCCGCAATGTCAACGGCCGGGTCATTCTATACGCCGATGAGGTGACCGCTTCCATGGAACGGGCCATCCGCGAAACCAACAGGCGGCGGGAGATTCAAAGCGCCTTCAATCAGGCTCATGGGATCACCCCGACCACCATCCGAAAAGACATCCGAGACCGGATTGACACGGCTTTTGAGCTGGTCGCCGACGAGCCCCTCGAAACGACCGAAGACATCGAACGCTATGACAGGGAACTGACCAAACTCTCCTACGCAGATCTGCAAAAACGCGCCAGGCAAATCGAAAAAGAGATGAACGCGGCTGCCCGCCGGCTTGACTTCGAGCTGGCAGCCCTTTTGCGTGATCAACTGATCCTGGTAAGGGGACACCTGGCAGGCTGA
- the greA gene encoding transcription elongation factor GreA — protein sequence MAETVYEMTYGKIREYQQELEDRKTRVAAEIAERLREARAHGDITENSEFDDAKQAYADNDLRIAEIEEILKNARVIDEKGISRTRVTLGGQVLLRNEDDGSEHEYLIVSAKEEDILIGKLSSESPVGQAILGKKKGDVVQVSTPLGMIRYSVARISKPKGLNE from the coding sequence ATGGCTGAGACTGTCTACGAAATGACTTACGGAAAAATCCGTGAATACCAGCAGGAATTGGAAGACCGCAAAACCCGGGTAGCGGCCGAAATCGCCGAGCGTTTGAGGGAAGCGCGCGCCCATGGGGATATAACGGAGAATTCGGAATTTGATGATGCCAAGCAGGCCTATGCGGATAATGATCTGCGAATTGCCGAGATCGAGGAAATCCTCAAAAATGCGCGGGTGATCGATGAAAAGGGCATCAGCCGGACCCGGGTGACCCTGGGCGGCCAGGTGCTCCTGCGCAATGAGGACGACGGATCCGAACATGAGTACTTGATCGTTTCCGCCAAGGAGGAGGATATCCTGATTGGCAAACTTTCCAGCGAATCGCCGGTCGGACAGGCCATCCTGGGGAAGAAGAAGGGCGATGTCGTCCAGGTCAGCACGCCCCTTGGCATGATCAGGTATTCGGTGGCCCGTATTTCCAAGCCGAAAGGACTGAACGAATGA
- a CDS encoding uracil-DNA glycosylase, translating to MSENWQAFVEKCRNCRDCSLADSRKHVVIWRGGVRAPLMILGEGPGADEDRQGIPFVGRSGQLLDLLLTSFGFKPEDYHICNIVKCRPPGNRVPSREEAAACRPLLKEQMLFVRPAVYLLMGATAYRYFTGSEEGISKARGIWTLSNKCHIMPTFHPAYALRDPSKKVFLWQDMASVRQKLEELELIEPLEQPS from the coding sequence TTGAGTGAAAACTGGCAGGCCTTTGTCGAAAAATGCAGGAACTGCCGTGACTGCAGTCTGGCGGACTCGAGGAAACATGTAGTCATCTGGCGGGGAGGGGTCCGGGCACCCCTGATGATTCTCGGCGAAGGACCCGGGGCGGACGAAGACCGCCAGGGCATCCCCTTTGTCGGGCGGTCTGGCCAGTTGCTTGATCTGCTTTTGACCAGCTTTGGTTTCAAGCCGGAAGACTACCATATCTGCAACATCGTCAAGTGCCGGCCCCCGGGCAACCGTGTGCCATCACGCGAGGAGGCGGCCGCCTGCCGGCCCCTGCTGAAAGAACAGATGCTTTTTGTGCGCCCGGCCGTCTATCTGCTGATGGGGGCCACAGCCTACCGCTACTTCACCGGTTCTGAAGAGGGGATTTCCAAGGCCAGGGGGATCTGGACCCTTTCCAACAAGTGCCACATCATGCCAACCTTTCACCCGGCTTATGCGCTGCGGGATCCCTCAAAAAAAGTTTTCCTATGGCAAGACATGGCATCGGTCAGGCAGAAGCTGGAGGAGCTCGAACTGATCGAACCGCTGGAGCAGCCCTCATGA
- a CDS encoding IMP dehydrogenase: protein MAELIPELSRTFSEYLLVPNRTSRECIPDRVQLATPLVRYKKEAEDCPITLSIPLVSAIMQSVSGDRMAVALAREGGLSFIFGSQPIEQQCEMVRRVKKFKAGFVPSDSNLRPDDKLADIVRLKKKTGHSTVPITDDGTATGKLVGIVTSRDYRVSRLDPQTPIKDFMTPLEEIVYGREGISLSEANDIIWDHKLNQLPILDGEGRLVSLVFRKDYDAHKENPGEMLDAQKRLLVGAGINTHDYKDRVPALLDAGCDVLCIDSSDGFSDWQKDTIDFIRRQYGPDLPLGAGNVVDEDGFRFLAEAGASFIKVGIGGGSICITREQKGIGRGQASALMDVAKARDRWEEETGIYIPLCSDGGIVHDYHMVLALAMGADFLMLGRYFARFDESPTRRILFNGSYVKEYWGEGSNRARNWQRYEDGGRGQMLFEEGVDSYVPYAGKLADNVPTTLAKIKATMCACGALTLDQLSHKARLVVVSPTSIVEGGAHDVIHKESDFGS from the coding sequence ATGGCAGAGCTTATCCCCGAACTGTCCCGCACCTTCAGTGAATACCTCCTGGTGCCCAACCGGACCAGCCGTGAATGCATCCCCGACCGGGTGCAGCTTGCGACGCCTCTCGTGCGCTACAAGAAGGAGGCAGAGGATTGTCCCATCACCTTGAGCATCCCGCTTGTTTCCGCCATTATGCAGTCGGTGTCGGGGGACCGGATGGCAGTGGCGCTCGCCCGTGAAGGCGGGCTTTCCTTTATTTTCGGCTCCCAGCCGATTGAGCAGCAATGCGAGATGGTCAGGCGGGTCAAAAAATTCAAGGCGGGCTTTGTGCCAAGTGACAGCAACCTCAGGCCGGATGACAAGCTTGCTGATATTGTCCGGTTGAAAAAGAAAACGGGCCACTCCACTGTTCCCATTACAGATGACGGGACGGCAACCGGTAAACTTGTCGGGATCGTGACCAGCCGTGATTACCGCGTTTCCAGACTGGATCCCCAAACCCCCATTAAGGACTTCATGACGCCCCTGGAGGAGATTGTCTACGGACGTGAGGGGATCAGCCTGAGTGAGGCTAACGACATTATCTGGGACCACAAACTCAATCAGCTGCCCATCCTGGATGGAGAGGGCCGCCTGGTTTCGCTTGTTTTCCGCAAGGACTACGATGCCCATAAAGAAAATCCGGGGGAGATGCTGGACGCGCAAAAACGTCTCCTGGTCGGCGCGGGGATCAATACCCACGATTATAAAGACCGGGTCCCCGCCCTGCTGGACGCCGGATGTGATGTCCTCTGCATCGATTCCTCCGACGGTTTCTCCGACTGGCAAAAGGACACGATCGACTTTATCCGCCGGCAATATGGGCCCGACCTGCCCCTGGGTGCCGGCAATGTGGTCGACGAGGACGGTTTCCGTTTTTTGGCGGAAGCGGGCGCCTCTTTCATTAAAGTTGGAATTGGCGGCGGATCCATTTGCATCACCCGCGAACAAAAGGGAATCGGCAGGGGGCAGGCATCCGCCCTGATGGATGTCGCAAAAGCGCGTGACCGCTGGGAAGAAGAGACAGGGATCTACATTCCGCTGTGTTCAGACGGCGGGATCGTCCATGACTATCACATGGTTCTGGCTCTGGCCATGGGAGCGGACTTTCTGATGCTGGGCAGGTATTTTGCCCGCTTCGATGAAAGCCCGACCCGCAGGATCCTTTTCAACGGAAGCTATGTCAAGGAGTATTGGGGGGAAGGCTCCAACCGTGCGCGCAACTGGCAGCGCTATGAGGACGGCGGAAGGGGACAGATGCTCTTTGAGGAAGGCGTCGACTCCTACGTTCCCTACGCGGGGAAACTGGCCGACAACGTCCCGACCACCTTGGCCAAAATCAAGGCCACCATGTGCGCCTGCGGGGCACTTACCCTGGACCAGCTGTCGCACAAGGCCAGGCTGGTGGTGGTGTCGCCGACCAGCATCGTGGAAGGCGGTGCCCACGACGTGATCCATAAGGAAAGCGATTTCGGCAGTTGA
- a CDS encoding phospho-sugar mutase, with protein MPKTPAQIAYEGWISNPKMDTATLAELVAIADHPEEIEDRFYQDLQFGTAGLRGIMGAGTNRMNPYTVARAAEGFALYIESLGEEACRRGIAISYDSRNRSREFAELAASIFIGRKIAVRFSDELRPVPMLSFAIRHFGCSGGIMLTASHNPKQYNGFKAYSSDGAQLGPDEAGRVAAMMETVTDLPGLLEKTLSFDEAGRSPLFHLMGGDLDDLYDASLLALTLNGEAVRQNHDIPIVYSPFNGTGNKPVRRILKKHGFTKVSVVPEQELPDGNFPSTPTPNPELPETLELAIALARETGAGLVLATDPDADRTGVAVRASDGSFVLLSGNEIGLLLMDYILGTKSVRGELEADSFCVSTVVSSRLTRAISDHYGTGLYLSLTGFKHIAAEIHKYGDLAGGVFQFGYEESFGYLLGTKVRDKDAVVTCLMIAEMAAVSAASGQTLIDRLAALYEKYGQAAENTISIIREGKVGLEKIAGVMQALREKPFEEFEPLGIVSLSDFQQSLITHVETGRKEALDYPESNVLLYQLQGLDFMCVRPSGTEPKIKIYFGCYGKDLKECRERQQKFESIVLARVNRLLGA; from the coding sequence ATGCCAAAAACACCTGCGCAAATTGCTTATGAGGGATGGATTTCCAATCCAAAAATGGACACAGCGACCCTGGCTGAACTGGTCGCCATCGCCGACCATCCGGAGGAAATTGAGGACCGCTTCTACCAGGATCTTCAGTTTGGGACAGCGGGACTCCGGGGCATCATGGGGGCCGGCACCAACCGGATGAATCCCTATACGGTTGCCCGGGCCGCGGAGGGATTTGCCCTTTATATTGAGAGCTTAGGGGAGGAGGCCTGCCGGCGGGGGATTGCCATCTCCTACGACTCCAGGAACCGGTCCCGGGAATTTGCCGAATTGGCCGCCTCCATTTTTATTGGCAGGAAGATTGCCGTCCGCTTCTCAGATGAATTGCGGCCCGTGCCCATGCTGTCATTTGCCATCCGCCACTTCGGGTGCTCAGGCGGCATTATGCTGACAGCCAGCCATAATCCCAAACAATACAATGGCTTCAAAGCGTACAGCTCTGACGGCGCCCAGCTGGGTCCTGATGAGGCTGGCCGGGTTGCCGCCATGATGGAGACGGTGACTGATCTGCCCGGCCTCCTGGAAAAGACTCTGTCCTTTGATGAAGCCGGCCGCTCACCTCTTTTCCATTTGATGGGAGGTGACCTGGATGATCTTTATGACGCCTCCCTGCTGGCTCTGACCCTGAACGGAGAAGCTGTCAGGCAAAATCACGACATACCCATCGTCTACTCCCCCTTTAACGGAACGGGGAATAAGCCGGTCCGGAGGATCCTGAAGAAGCACGGTTTTACGAAGGTCAGTGTGGTCCCGGAACAGGAGTTGCCCGATGGCAACTTCCCCTCCACTCCGACACCCAATCCCGAGCTGCCCGAGACATTGGAGCTGGCCATTGCCCTGGCCCGTGAAACCGGGGCCGGCCTGGTTCTGGCCACCGATCCGGACGCTGACCGGACGGGGGTCGCTGTCAGGGCTTCGGACGGTTCCTTTGTCCTTTTGTCAGGCAATGAAATCGGCCTGCTCCTGATGGACTACATCCTGGGAACCAAATCAGTGCGGGGAGAGCTGGAAGCTGACTCATTTTGTGTCTCCACGGTGGTTTCCTCCAGGCTGACCCGCGCGATCTCGGATCATTACGGTACGGGCCTCTACCTGTCGCTGACAGGCTTCAAGCACATCGCGGCTGAAATTCACAAGTACGGCGACCTGGCAGGGGGGGTCTTCCAGTTCGGTTACGAAGAGAGTTTCGGCTACCTCCTGGGCACCAAAGTGCGGGACAAAGACGCCGTTGTCACCTGCCTCATGATAGCGGAGATGGCCGCGGTGTCGGCTGCCTCGGGGCAGACCCTGATTGACAGGCTTGCGGCCCTTTACGAAAAATACGGCCAGGCCGCGGAAAACACCATTTCAATCATCCGGGAAGGCAAGGTTGGGCTGGAAAAGATCGCCGGCGTCATGCAGGCACTGAGAGAGAAGCCTTTTGAGGAGTTCGAACCGCTCGGCATCGTCAGTTTGTCGGACTTTCAGCAAAGCCTGATCACTCATGTCGAAACAGGCAGGAAGGAAGCGCTGGACTACCCGGAGAGCAATGTCCTCCTTTACCAGCTGCAGGGCCTCGACTTCATGTGCGTCAGGCCGTCGGGCACCGAACCGAAGATCAAGATTTATTTTGGTTGCTATGGAAAGGACCTGAAGGAATGCCGGGAGCGTCAACAGAAGTTTGAGTCAATCGTCCTGGCCCGTGTCAACCGCCTTTTGGGCGCGTAA